A single Pan troglodytes isolate AG18354 chromosome 19, NHGRI_mPanTro3-v2.0_pri, whole genome shotgun sequence DNA region contains:
- the CLUH gene encoding clustered mitochondria protein homolog isoform X1 — protein MAWARVCASCWRQLAEAVLFTPTGMGAEERTPLLGPAPASQSPRPSILRGPGTPNSGFSDPPSGFASSDPLSRGHREVGLSADSSSPWGPGATGFSWPTAVLLADLERDTRQGECALPGAAMAGLAPLKPEASRSSSPGPTGCIRARVAAEAGTRNPGNAGAELESRLPCCHGHPETPEPRGGQLPTVPELPSVMLLNGDCPESLKKEEAAAEPPRENGLDEADPGDETTGQEVIVIQDTGFSVKILAPGIEPFSLQVSPQEMVQEIHQVLMDREDTCHRTCFSLHLDGNVLDHFSELRSVEGLQEGSVLRVVEEPYTVREARIHVRHVRDLLKSLDPSDAFNGVDCNSLSFLSVFTDGDLGDSGKRKKGLEMDPIDCTPPEYILPGSRERPLCPLQPQNRDWKPLQCLKVLTMSGWNPPPGNRKMHGDLMYLFVITAEDRQVSITASTRGFYLNQSTAYHFNPKPASPRFLSHSLVELLNQISPTFKKNFAVLQKKRVQRHPFERIATPFQVYSWTAPQAEHAMDCVRAEDAYTSRLGYEEHIPGQTRDWNEELQTTRELPRKNLPERLLRERAIFKVHSDFTAAATRGAMAVIDGNVMAINPSEETKMQMFIWNNIFFSLGFDVRDHYKDFGGDVAAYVAPTNDLNGVRTYNAVDVEGLYTLGTVVVDYRGYRVTAQSIIPGILERDQEQSVIYGSIDFGKTVVSHPRYLELLERTSRPLKILRHQVLNDRDEEVELCSSVECKGIIGNDGRHYILDLLRTFPPDLNFLPVPGEELPEECARAGFPRAHRHKLCCLRQELVDAFVEHRYLLFMKLAALQLMQQNASQLETPSSLENGGPSSLESKSEDPPGQEAGSEEDGSSASGLAKVKELAETIAADDGTADPRSREVIRNACKAVGSISSTAFDIRFNPDIFSPGVRFPESCQDEVRDQKQLLKDAAAFLLSCQIPGLVKDCMEHAVLPVDGATLAEVMRQRGINMRYLGKVLELVLRSPARHQLDHVFKIGIGELITRSAKHIFKTYLQGVELSGLSAAISHFLNCFLSSYPNPVAHLPADELVSKKRNKRRKNRPPGAADNTAWAVMTPQELWKNICQEAKNYFDFDLECETVDQAVETYGLQKITLLREISLKTGIQVLLKEYSFDSRHKPAFTEEDVLNIFPVVKHVNPKASDAFHFFQSGQAKVQQGFLKEGCELINEALNLFNNVYGAMHVETCACLRLLARLHYIMGDYAEALSNQQKAVLMSERVMGTEHPNTIQEYMHLALYCFASSQLSTALSLLYRARYLMLLVFGEDHPEMALLDNNIGLVLHGVMEYDLSLRFLENALAVSTKYHGPKALKVALSHHLVARVYESKAEFRSALQHEKEGYTIYKTQLGEDHEKTKESSEYLKCLTQQAVALQRTMNEIYRNGSSANIPPLKFTAPSMASVLEQLNVINGILFIPLSQKDLENLKAEVARRHQLQEASRNKDRAEEPMATEPAPAGSPEDLGSQPPAAKDPSPGVQG, from the exons ATGGCCTGGGCCCGGGTCTGTGCCAGCTGTTGGCGGCAGCTGGCAGAAGCGGTCCTGTTCACCCCCACTGGGATGGGAGCGGAGGAGAGGACCCCCTTgctgggccctgcccctgccagcCAGTCTCCTAGGCCCTCAATCTTGAGGGGTCCAGGTACCCCAAATTCTGGGTTCTCCGATCCCCCTAGCGGCTTTGCCAGCAGTGATCCCCTCTCTAGGGGGCATAGGGAGGTGGGCCTGAGTGCTGATAGCAGCTCCCCCTGGGGTCCTGGGGCCACTGGGTTCTCCTGGCCCACAGCCGTCCTTCTGGCCGACCTTGAGCGGGATACCAGGCAGGGGGAGTGTGCCCTTCCTGGGGCTGCCATGGCAGGCCTGGCCCCACTGAAACCCGAAGCCAGCCGGAGCTCCAGCCCCGGGCCGACTGGCTGCATTAGGGCAAGGGTAGCGGCAGAGGCTGGAACGAGGAACCCGGGCAATGCTGGGGCTGAGCTGGAGAGCCGGCTGCCTTGCTGCCACGGCCATCCTGAGACTCCAGAGCCGAGGGGAGGGCAGCTGCCAACTGTACCAG AGCTGCCATCAGTCATGCTCTTAAACGGGGACTGCCCAGAGAGCCTGAAGAAGGAGGAGGCGGCGGCCGAGCCACCCAGGGAAAATGGGCTTGACGAGGCCGACCCGGGAGATGAGACCACCGGCCAGGAAGTCATTGTCATTCAGGACACgggcttttctgtgaagatcctCGCCCCTGGGATCGAGCCCTTCTCCCTGCAG GTGTCCCCCCAGGAGATGGTGCAGGAGATTCACCAGGTGCTCATGGACCGGGAGGACACGTGTCACCGCACCTGCTTCTCACTGCACCTGGATGGCAACGTGCTGGACCACTTCTCGGAGCTGCGCAGTGTCGAGGGGCTGCAGGAGGGCTCTGTGCTGCGTGTGGTGGAAG AGCCGTACACGGTGCGTGAGGCCCGCATCCACGTGCGCCATGTCCGAGACCTGCTCAAGAGCCTGGACCCATCCGATGCCTTCAACGGGGTTGACTGCAACTCCTTGTCCTTCCTGAGTGTCTTCACAGACGGCGACCTGGGAG ACAGCGGGAAGCGGAAGAAGGGCTTGGAGATGGACCCCATCGACTGCACACCACCCGAGTACATCCTGCCAGGGAGCCGGGAGCGGCCACTGTGTCCCCTGCAGCCCCAAAACCGTGACTGGAAG CCCTTGCAGTGCCTGAAAGTACTCACCATGAGCGGCTGGAACCCGCCCCCGGGGAACCGGAAGATGCACGGGGACCTCATGTACCTGTTTGTGATCACGGCCGAGGACCGGCAAGTCAGCATCACCGCGTCCACACGGGGCTTTTACCTGAATCA GTCCACAGCTTATCACTTCAACCCCAAGCCCGCCAGCCCCCGCTTCCTAAGCCATTCCCTAGTGGAGCTGCTCAACCAGATCAGCCCGACCTTCAAGAAGAACTTCGCTGTGCTGCAGAAGAAAAG GGTCCAGCGCCACCCGTTCGAGAGGATCGCCACCCCATTCCAGGTGTACAGCTGGACAGCCCCCCAGGCGGAGCATGCCATGGATTGCGTGCGCGCAGAGGACGCCTACACCTCGAGGCTGGGCTACGAGGAGCACATTCCTGGACAG ACCCGAGACTGGAATGAGGAGCTGCAGACGACGAGGGAGCTGCCTCGCAAGAACCTGCCTGAGCGGCTGCTCCGAGAAAGGGCCATATTCAAG GTGCACAGCGACTTCACCGCGGCAGCCACCAGGGGCGCCATGGCCGTCATTGACGGCAACGTGATGGCCATCAACCCCAGCGAGGAGACCAAGATGCAGATGTTCATCTGGAACAACATCTTCTTCAGCCTGGGCTTCGACGTCCGAGACCACTACAAGGACTTCGGGGGGGACGTGGCAGCCTACGTGGCGCCCACCAACGACCTGAACGGCGTCCGCACGTACAACGCGGTGGACGTGGAGGGGCTGTAcacgctgggcacggtggtggtgGATTACCGCGGCTACCGGGTCACGGCCCAGTCCATCATCCCCGGCATCCTGGAGCGGGACCAGGAGCAGAGCGTCATCTACGGCTCCATCGACTTCGGCAAGACCGTGGTGTCACACCCGCGGTACCTGGAGCTGCTGGAGCGCACGAGTCGGCCCCTCAAGATCCTGCGGCACCAGGTGCTCAACGACCGTGACGAGGAGGTGGAGCTCTGCTCCTCGGTCGAGTGCAAGGGCATCATTGGCAACGACGGGCGCCACTACATCCTGGACCTGCTGCGCACCTTCCCCCCGGACCTCAACTTCCTGCCCGTGCCTGGCGAGGAGCTGCCTGAGGAATGCGCCCGCGCCGGCTTCCCCCGCGCCCACCGGCACAAGCTCTGCTGCCTGCGCCAGGAGCTGGTGGACGCCTTCGTGGAGCACAG GTACCTCCTCTTTATGAAGCTGGCCGCCTTGCAGCTGATGCAGCAGAACGCCAGCCAGCTGGAGACCCCCTCCTCCCTGGAAAATGGTGGTCCTTCCTCCTTGGAGTCCAAGTCTGAGGACCCTCCAGGACAGGAGGCGGGAAGTGAGGAGGACGGTAGCAGCGCCAGCGGCCTGGCCAAGGTGAAGGAGCTGGCAGAGACCATCGCCGCAGACGACGGCACAG CAGACCCTCGGAGCCGGGAGGTGATCCGCAACGCGTGCAAGGCGGTCGGCTCCATCAGCAGCACCGCCTTCGACATTCGCTTCAATCCTGACATCTTCTCACCAG ggGTTCGCTTCCCTGAGTCCTGCCAGGATGAAGTTCGGGACCAGAAGCAGCTGCTGAAGGACGCAGCTGCCTTCCTGCTCTCCTGCCAGATCCCTGGCTTG GTGAAGGACTGCATGGAGCACGCGGTCCTGCCCGTGGACGGGGCAACGCTGGCAGAGGTGATGCGCCAGCGGGGCATCAACATGCGCTACCTGGGCAAGGTGCTGGAGCTGGTGCTGCGGAGCCCGGCCCGCCACCAGCTGGACCACGTCTTT AAAATCGGCATTGGAGAACTCATCACCCGCTCGGCCAAGCACATCTTCAAGACGTACTTACAG GGAGTCGAGCTCTCCGGCCTCTCAGCCGCCATCAGCCACTTCCTGAACTGCTTCCTGAGCTCCTACCCCAACCCTGTGGCCCACCTGCCTGCCGACGAGCTGGTCTCCAAGAAGCGGAATAAGAGGAGGAAAAACCGGCCCCCAGGGGCTGCAGATAACACAGCCTGGGCTGTCATGACCCCCCAGGAGCTCTGGAAGAACATCTGCCAGGAGGCCAAGAACTACTTTGACTTCGACCTCGAGTG TGAGACCGTGGACCAGGCTGTGGAGACCTACGGCCTGCAGAAGATAACGCTCCTGCGGGAGATCTCGCTGAAAACAGGGATCCAG GTCCTGCTGAAGGAGTACAGCTTCGACAGTCGCCACAAGCCTGCGTTCACCGAGGAGGACGTGCTCAACATCTTCCCCGTGGTCAAGCACGTCAACCCCAAGGCCTCGGatgccttccatttcttccagagCGGGCAGGCCAAAGTGCAGCAGG gcttcctgaaggaggGCTGTGAGCTCATCAATGAGGCCCTGAACCTGTTTAACAACGTCTACGGAGCCATGCACGTGGAGACCTGCGCCTGCCTGCGCCTCCTCGCCCGCCTCCACTACATCATGGGCGACTACGCAGAG GCCCTGAGTAACCAGCAGAAGGCGGTGCTGATGAGCGAGCGGGTGATGGGCACCGAGCACCCCAACACCATCCAGGAATAC ATGCACCTGGCCCTATACTGCTTCGCCAGCAGCCAGCTGTCCACCGCCCTGAGCCTGCTGTACCGCGCCCGCTACCTCATGCTGCTGGTGTTCGGGGAAGACCACCCCGAGATGGCGCTGCTGGAT AACAACATCGGGCTGGTGCTGCACGGGGTGATGGAGTACGACCTGTCGCTGCGCTTCCTGGAGAACGCGCTGGCCGTCAGCACCAAGTACCACGGGCCCAAGGCCCTCAAGGTGGCCCTCAG CCACCACCTTGTCGCCCGAGTCTACGAGAGCAAAGCTGAGTTCCGGTCGGCCCTGCAGCACGAGAAGGAGGGTTACACCATCTACAAGACGCAG CTGGGCGAGGACCATGAGAAGACCAAGGAAAGCTCCGAGTACCTCAAGTGCCTGACCCAGCAGGCCGTGGCCCTGCAGCGCACCATGAATGAGATCTACCGCAACGGCTCCAGCGCCAACATCCCGCCCCTCAAG TTCACGGCCCCCAGCATGGCCAGCGTCTTGGAGCAGCTGAACGTCATTAACGGCATCCTCTTCATTCCTCTCAG CCAAAAAGACCTGGAGAATCTGAAAGCCGAGGTGGCGCGGCGGCACCAGCTCCAGGAGGCCAGCAGAAACAAGGATAGAGCCGAGGAGCCCATGGCTACCGAGCCCGCGCCAGCGGGGTCCCCAGAAGACCTGGGCTCCCAGCCCCCGGCTGCCAAGGACCCTTCTCCGGGCGTGCAGGGATAG
- the CLUH gene encoding clustered mitochondria protein homolog isoform X5, producing MLLNGDCPESLKKEEAAAEPPRENGLDEADPGDETTGQEVIVIQDTGFSVKILAPGIEPFSLQVSPQEMVQEIHQVLMDREDTCHRTCFSLHLDGNVLDHFSELRSVEGLQEGSVLRVVEEPYTVREARIHVRHVRDLLKSLDPSDAFNGVDCNSLSFLSVFTDGDLGDSGKRKKGLEMDPIDCTPPEYILPGSRERPLCPLQPQNRDWKPLQCLKVLTMSGWNPPPGNRKMHGDLMYLFVITAEDRQVSITASTRGFYLNQSTAYHFNPKPASPRFLSHSLVELLNQISPTFKKNFAVLQKKRVQRHPFERIATPFQVYSWTAPQAEHAMDCVRAEDAYTSRLGYEEHIPGQTRDWNEELQTTRELPRKNLPERLLRERAIFKVHSDFTAAATRGAMAVIDGNVMAINPSEETKMQMFIWNNIFFSLGFDVRDHYKDFGGDVAAYVAPTNDLNGVRTYNAVDVEGLYTLGTVVVDYRGYRVTAQSIIPGILERDQEQSVIYGSIDFGKTVVSHPRYLELLERTSRPLKILRHQVLNDRDEEVELCSSVECKGIIGNDGRHYILDLLRTFPPDLNFLPVPGEELPEECARAGFPRAHRHKLCCLRQELVDAFVEHRYLLFMKLAALQLMQQNASQLETPSSLENGGPSSLESKSEDPPGQEAGSEEDGSSASGLAKVKELAETIAADDGTDPRSREVIRNACKAVGSISSTAFDIRFNPDIFSPGVRFPESCQDEVRDQKQLLKDAAAFLLSCQIPGLVKDCMEHAVLPVDGATLAEVMRQRGINMRYLGKVLELVLRSPARHQLDHVFKIGIGELITRSAKHIFKTYLQGVELSGLSAAISHFLNCFLSSYPNPVAHLPADELVSKKRNKRRKNRPPGAADNTAWAVMTPQELWKNICQEAKNYFDFDLECETVDQAVETYGLQKITLLREISLKTGIQVLLKEYSFDSRHKPAFTEEDVLNIFPVVKHVNPKASDAFHFFQSGQAKVQQGFLKEGCELINEALNLFNNVYGAMHVETCACLRLLARLHYIMGDYAEALSNQQKAVLMSERVMGTEHPNTIQEYMHLALYCFASSQLSTALSLLYRARYLMLLVFGEDHPEMALLDNNIGLVLHGVMEYDLSLRFLENALAVSTKYHGPKALKVALSHHLVARVYESKAEFRSALQHEKEGYTIYKTQLGEDHEKTKESSEYLKCLTQQAVALQRTMNEIYRNGSSANIPPLKFTAPSMASVLEQLNVINGILFIPLSQKDLENLKAEVARRHQLQEASRNKDRAEEPMATEPAPAGSPEDLGSQPPAAKDPSPGVQG from the exons ATGCTCTTAAACGGGGACTGCCCAGAGAGCCTGAAGAAGGAGGAGGCGGCGGCCGAGCCACCCAGGGAAAATGGGCTTGACGAGGCCGACCCGGGAGATGAGACCACCGGCCAGGAAGTCATTGTCATTCAGGACACgggcttttctgtgaagatcctCGCCCCTGGGATCGAGCCCTTCTCCCTGCAG GTGTCCCCCCAGGAGATGGTGCAGGAGATTCACCAGGTGCTCATGGACCGGGAGGACACGTGTCACCGCACCTGCTTCTCACTGCACCTGGATGGCAACGTGCTGGACCACTTCTCGGAGCTGCGCAGTGTCGAGGGGCTGCAGGAGGGCTCTGTGCTGCGTGTGGTGGAAG AGCCGTACACGGTGCGTGAGGCCCGCATCCACGTGCGCCATGTCCGAGACCTGCTCAAGAGCCTGGACCCATCCGATGCCTTCAACGGGGTTGACTGCAACTCCTTGTCCTTCCTGAGTGTCTTCACAGACGGCGACCTGGGAG ACAGCGGGAAGCGGAAGAAGGGCTTGGAGATGGACCCCATCGACTGCACACCACCCGAGTACATCCTGCCAGGGAGCCGGGAGCGGCCACTGTGTCCCCTGCAGCCCCAAAACCGTGACTGGAAG CCCTTGCAGTGCCTGAAAGTACTCACCATGAGCGGCTGGAACCCGCCCCCGGGGAACCGGAAGATGCACGGGGACCTCATGTACCTGTTTGTGATCACGGCCGAGGACCGGCAAGTCAGCATCACCGCGTCCACACGGGGCTTTTACCTGAATCA GTCCACAGCTTATCACTTCAACCCCAAGCCCGCCAGCCCCCGCTTCCTAAGCCATTCCCTAGTGGAGCTGCTCAACCAGATCAGCCCGACCTTCAAGAAGAACTTCGCTGTGCTGCAGAAGAAAAG GGTCCAGCGCCACCCGTTCGAGAGGATCGCCACCCCATTCCAGGTGTACAGCTGGACAGCCCCCCAGGCGGAGCATGCCATGGATTGCGTGCGCGCAGAGGACGCCTACACCTCGAGGCTGGGCTACGAGGAGCACATTCCTGGACAG ACCCGAGACTGGAATGAGGAGCTGCAGACGACGAGGGAGCTGCCTCGCAAGAACCTGCCTGAGCGGCTGCTCCGAGAAAGGGCCATATTCAAG GTGCACAGCGACTTCACCGCGGCAGCCACCAGGGGCGCCATGGCCGTCATTGACGGCAACGTGATGGCCATCAACCCCAGCGAGGAGACCAAGATGCAGATGTTCATCTGGAACAACATCTTCTTCAGCCTGGGCTTCGACGTCCGAGACCACTACAAGGACTTCGGGGGGGACGTGGCAGCCTACGTGGCGCCCACCAACGACCTGAACGGCGTCCGCACGTACAACGCGGTGGACGTGGAGGGGCTGTAcacgctgggcacggtggtggtgGATTACCGCGGCTACCGGGTCACGGCCCAGTCCATCATCCCCGGCATCCTGGAGCGGGACCAGGAGCAGAGCGTCATCTACGGCTCCATCGACTTCGGCAAGACCGTGGTGTCACACCCGCGGTACCTGGAGCTGCTGGAGCGCACGAGTCGGCCCCTCAAGATCCTGCGGCACCAGGTGCTCAACGACCGTGACGAGGAGGTGGAGCTCTGCTCCTCGGTCGAGTGCAAGGGCATCATTGGCAACGACGGGCGCCACTACATCCTGGACCTGCTGCGCACCTTCCCCCCGGACCTCAACTTCCTGCCCGTGCCTGGCGAGGAGCTGCCTGAGGAATGCGCCCGCGCCGGCTTCCCCCGCGCCCACCGGCACAAGCTCTGCTGCCTGCGCCAGGAGCTGGTGGACGCCTTCGTGGAGCACAG GTACCTCCTCTTTATGAAGCTGGCCGCCTTGCAGCTGATGCAGCAGAACGCCAGCCAGCTGGAGACCCCCTCCTCCCTGGAAAATGGTGGTCCTTCCTCCTTGGAGTCCAAGTCTGAGGACCCTCCAGGACAGGAGGCGGGAAGTGAGGAGGACGGTAGCAGCGCCAGCGGCCTGGCCAAGGTGAAGGAGCTGGCAGAGACCATCGCCGCAGACGACGGCACAG ACCCTCGGAGCCGGGAGGTGATCCGCAACGCGTGCAAGGCGGTCGGCTCCATCAGCAGCACCGCCTTCGACATTCGCTTCAATCCTGACATCTTCTCACCAG ggGTTCGCTTCCCTGAGTCCTGCCAGGATGAAGTTCGGGACCAGAAGCAGCTGCTGAAGGACGCAGCTGCCTTCCTGCTCTCCTGCCAGATCCCTGGCTTG GTGAAGGACTGCATGGAGCACGCGGTCCTGCCCGTGGACGGGGCAACGCTGGCAGAGGTGATGCGCCAGCGGGGCATCAACATGCGCTACCTGGGCAAGGTGCTGGAGCTGGTGCTGCGGAGCCCGGCCCGCCACCAGCTGGACCACGTCTTT AAAATCGGCATTGGAGAACTCATCACCCGCTCGGCCAAGCACATCTTCAAGACGTACTTACAG GGAGTCGAGCTCTCCGGCCTCTCAGCCGCCATCAGCCACTTCCTGAACTGCTTCCTGAGCTCCTACCCCAACCCTGTGGCCCACCTGCCTGCCGACGAGCTGGTCTCCAAGAAGCGGAATAAGAGGAGGAAAAACCGGCCCCCAGGGGCTGCAGATAACACAGCCTGGGCTGTCATGACCCCCCAGGAGCTCTGGAAGAACATCTGCCAGGAGGCCAAGAACTACTTTGACTTCGACCTCGAGTG TGAGACCGTGGACCAGGCTGTGGAGACCTACGGCCTGCAGAAGATAACGCTCCTGCGGGAGATCTCGCTGAAAACAGGGATCCAG GTCCTGCTGAAGGAGTACAGCTTCGACAGTCGCCACAAGCCTGCGTTCACCGAGGAGGACGTGCTCAACATCTTCCCCGTGGTCAAGCACGTCAACCCCAAGGCCTCGGatgccttccatttcttccagagCGGGCAGGCCAAAGTGCAGCAGG gcttcctgaaggaggGCTGTGAGCTCATCAATGAGGCCCTGAACCTGTTTAACAACGTCTACGGAGCCATGCACGTGGAGACCTGCGCCTGCCTGCGCCTCCTCGCCCGCCTCCACTACATCATGGGCGACTACGCAGAG GCCCTGAGTAACCAGCAGAAGGCGGTGCTGATGAGCGAGCGGGTGATGGGCACCGAGCACCCCAACACCATCCAGGAATAC ATGCACCTGGCCCTATACTGCTTCGCCAGCAGCCAGCTGTCCACCGCCCTGAGCCTGCTGTACCGCGCCCGCTACCTCATGCTGCTGGTGTTCGGGGAAGACCACCCCGAGATGGCGCTGCTGGAT AACAACATCGGGCTGGTGCTGCACGGGGTGATGGAGTACGACCTGTCGCTGCGCTTCCTGGAGAACGCGCTGGCCGTCAGCACCAAGTACCACGGGCCCAAGGCCCTCAAGGTGGCCCTCAG CCACCACCTTGTCGCCCGAGTCTACGAGAGCAAAGCTGAGTTCCGGTCGGCCCTGCAGCACGAGAAGGAGGGTTACACCATCTACAAGACGCAG CTGGGCGAGGACCATGAGAAGACCAAGGAAAGCTCCGAGTACCTCAAGTGCCTGACCCAGCAGGCCGTGGCCCTGCAGCGCACCATGAATGAGATCTACCGCAACGGCTCCAGCGCCAACATCCCGCCCCTCAAG TTCACGGCCCCCAGCATGGCCAGCGTCTTGGAGCAGCTGAACGTCATTAACGGCATCCTCTTCATTCCTCTCAG CCAAAAAGACCTGGAGAATCTGAAAGCCGAGGTGGCGCGGCGGCACCAGCTCCAGGAGGCCAGCAGAAACAAGGATAGAGCCGAGGAGCCCATGGCTACCGAGCCCGCGCCAGCGGGGTCCCCAGAAGACCTGGGCTCCCAGCCCCCGGCTGCCAAGGACCCTTCTCCGGGCGTGCAGGGATAG